A window of ANME-2 cluster archaeon genomic DNA:
CCGAAATCGTCCACATACTGCACAGGCAATGAGTTTACGCTGAAGAATGGCAATTCCCTTTTATAGAACTCTTCCACAGCATTATGTGCGGGTTCACCCCTGAAGATAACTGCCCTGACCCGAAGGTCGGCCAGAATATCCACACCGGCAGGTCCGCCGCCGCTGGCGTCTTTGAAGAACAGTACATCTCCGGGATTGATGCCGTACTGCTGTGCAGTAGTAGCAATTGCCTCCCTGGTAAATCCCTGGACTACTTTGACAGGAGTCGTACGTCCGCTGATCTCCAGTGAACGCACCC
This region includes:
- a CDS encoding DUF460 domain-containing protein, producing NIRSLKAGTYSKIRKYKELRIRENRIRQLKSTVKEKECTIEELKLQVEELKRVRSLEISGRTTPVKVVQGFTREAIATTAQQYGINPGDVLFFKDASGGGPAGVDILADLRVRAVIFRGEPAHNAVEEFYKRELPFFSVNSLPVQYVDDFGVVDPEELNALEKRFNEELTSKKKKEKEHLLDKLVEEYKSDRRKGKI